A genome region from Perca fluviatilis chromosome 20, GENO_Pfluv_1.0, whole genome shotgun sequence includes the following:
- the LOC120549809 gene encoding claudin-11-like, with translation MANSCLQLSGFLISCLGWLGIVIATATNDWVLMCKYGLNTCKKMDELGAKGPWADCVISTGLYHCVSLTQILDLPAYIQTTRALMITGSILGLPAVGMILMSMPCINLGDEPQGSKNKRTILGGVLILIVGKKLYFVYTMQL, from the exons ATGGCGAACTCGTGTCTTCAACTGAGCGGCTTTCTCATCAGCTGCCTTGGCTGGCTGGGCATCGTGATCGCGACAGCCACCAATGACTGGGTGCTTATGTGTAAATACGGTTTGAACACATGCAAGAAGATGGATGAGCTGGGAGCCAAGGGACCCTGGGCGGACTGTGTCATCTCCACAGGACTCTACCACTGCGTCTCCCTAACGCAGATCCTGGACCTGCCAG CCTACATCCAGACGACTCGTGCCCTGATGATCACAGGTTCGATCCTGGGTCTCCCAGCAGTGGGAATGATCCTCATGTCTATGCCCTGCATCAACCTCGGTGATGAACCCCAGGGCTCCAAGAACAAACGCACCATCCTGGGAGGAGTGCTTATACTCATAGTCGGTAAGAAACTCTACTTTGTTTACACAATGCAACTATGA